AAATTCCCGGTGCGCCAGTGCCAGTGTCGGGTATTTTCCCATGGCTGGGCTTAATCCAATATGTGGATCAAATTTAATTCTGACATAATTCGAGAGGGCTGGTAGCGGCGAAATTGGAATATTGACCAACACCCGTACAAAACGATTACCATTTCGAGCGCGATCTGCGGCTTACGGGGCTCTACCAGatggcgctggcgcgggGAACTCGGAGGTCGGTGTGCCCAGCTTGATACTTGCGTGCTGTCGGGCGTGGAGACGAGGATCCTGTTTACCGCGGGAGCTGGGCGGCTGGAAAATCAGAGCAGAGGATGATGCACATTACCCGGCTACGGTCACGCTGGGGGAAGGCAGCGTGAAAAATTACGGGCAGACAGCGTCTACAAGTCTTTAGCAAGCAGTTTCCGCAGCGCAGACGTGTGTGGCCAGGATGAACGGGCAGTCGCAGGCGGCGGAGAACTTTGTGAAGAGGATCTTCACGTTTCTGGACGAAACAGACTcgcagcagctggcgcCGCTGGTGCAATGGTTCCAGCCGGCCGGGTGCAAGATCATCGTGAACGCCAGCGCGTTCCCACAGCCGGCCGGGTTTCTGGAGACGTGGCAGCGGTGCGTGGTGCAGACGCAGCACGTATTGACGGGGGTGGACTTCCACGTGATCCCCGGCACGGGCAGCGCGGTGTGCAGCGTGAACGGAAAAGTGCGGTTCGACGAGAGCGGGCGCGACAAGGCGGGCCAGGACGCGGCCGTGCCTGCGCCGGCGGGCGCAGGCGTGGGGCCCACGGGGCCCGCGGGCAAGCACCGCCCGCTGTGGGGGCCGTACTTCGGGCTGTCGCTACAACTGGTGGTGGACGAGCGCGCGCTGGGCGGCGACTTCAACGGCGTGATCTCGAGCTTCAACTACACGATGGTGTACCGGCCGGAGGACTCGCTGATGGTGGTGTAGGCGGAGAAAGGCACGCGGGGCGCGAGGTGCGCGTGACGCCGGTCTGAACACGTGACTAGAAACCTAATAAGTGAACAGTCTTACTCTACATGAGTTTAAATCTGTCCACGCAACATGCGAGCTACAAGACCAGTGCAAACTAAAGTACTTGTGAACGGCTCTACGTACGGCTACGAGTTCGCCTAGAGAACTCTTTCTTCCGCTGCTTGGAGAAATGTTTTCTCTACCCAATTTTCACAAATTTCGTAGCAGATGCCTATATGTATCTTAATTCGTTGAAAGTATTCAATAATGAACCCCAAAGACCTACACGCGAACCACGAGAAGTATTAGGACAAAAGCAAGGCTAAAATCGAAAACCGAAGAGGGCGGCAAAAAGATTTCGAGGGCGTAAAGTTATACAAGAGAGTTTTTGGTCCATACATTGATGACATAACACCGGAAAACTGGCGACTAACCTTTTATAATGTTTCAGACTTAAATTCAGATCTAGAACGTAAGGTGATTATG
This is a stretch of genomic DNA from Lachancea thermotolerans CBS 6340 chromosome D complete sequence. It encodes these proteins:
- the MTR2 gene encoding Mtr2p (similar to uniprot|P34232 Saccharomyces cerevisiae YKL186C MTR2 mRNA transport regulator essential nuclear protein Mex67p and Mtr2p form a mRNA export complex which binds to RNA), with the translated sequence MNGQSQAAENFVKRIFTFLDETDSQQLAPLVQWFQPAGCKIIVNASAFPQPAGFLETWQRCVVQTQHVLTGVDFHVIPGTGSAVCSVNGKVRFDESGRDKAGQDAAVPAPAGAGVGPTGPAGKHRPLWGPYFGLSLQLVVDERALGGDFNGVISSFNYTMVYRPEDSLMVV